A single genomic interval of Oncorhynchus gorbuscha isolate QuinsamMale2020 ecotype Even-year linkage group LG25, OgorEven_v1.0, whole genome shotgun sequence harbors:
- the LOC124014503 gene encoding vezatin-like isoform X4 — protein MEEREQQIQSKGGRLWRLADALWRRSPFHQAASAHRLEQQLDCLFGQYAVQCILDQDVLLQEDVELIELLDPSLLTLGASPSGSPRRDNSLPCPRLLASPSQWDVAVLVGLAAVLLGLSSLSAGAWSLAVIPWCAAVMGWVGLRGAGLWRQGRMQRAAHAQASELQTMVLNSKALTSLARKSLRLLQETEVISRGFTLLLDRVSAASSFSRAGLGAGPRGQQLIGLRKAVYRALRSAFRASRRATCHMLKAYPLNSEIDNVTNYVSAVPLKELGMGLGTEHLTDEEAQELTDDYSLPALKVLFQLWVGQSSECFRRLALLLSPRRLEEPREDCVKGETPPPPIHRSVATVTQPLHGALAGCLSDMQRSYEFHRYFETQSRTQGSDRVGRAQQKCRELNTLHTSVRSLQLHLRALLNEMIILEDDLEKLMVTKESVEVTVEGYQDLQERLGHLQPHMQASAGCWEDTVGQVERMLRRANTCPGTPDGPEQCLPPVPCTPAPTYTLILDRDPVPEEQELEAYVSDSEDENGWAGSVVDMLSPEERERQRREREESRRVLSELKAVLGQRASEGERRKWKQLLFNDQAAVMPIVSAENSIEYQMPSDPLDALTLAGVANPGVAEGNHLSERLNNEEEDWIRDERPLTEAEEKALTEFCCGEAEEKGEEGEGWASVPAGTSKALYQYDGLPDEGAGLNGPDLLQPRVPTITVMDRLTELHGSAALSFNSALAAQVAACSYTFANMEEQTFGDSGEEDEGEKRSLPDGQTCEKD, from the exons ATGGAGGAAAGAGAGCAACAGATTCAGAGCAAG GGAGGACGTCTATGGAGATTAGCTGATGCCTTGTGGAGGCGGAGCCCGTTCCACCAGGCTGCCTCTGCCCATAGGCTGGAGCAGCAGCTG GACTGTTTGTTTGGCCAGTACGCGGTGCAGTGTATCCTGGACCAGGATGTGTTGCTCCAGGAGGATGTGGAGCTCATCGAGCTGTTAGACCCCAGCCTGCTCACCCTGGGCGCCTCGCCCTCCGGCTCACCCAGACGAGACAACTCCCTGCCCTGCCCGCGTCTCCTCGCCTCTCCCTCGCAGTG ggATGTAGCTGTGCTGGTGGGCCTGGCTGCAGTGTTACTaggcctgtcctctctctctgccggGGCCTGGTCTCTGGCTGTGATTCCGTGGTGTGCTGCAGTCATGGGCTGGGTGGGGCTGCGAGGGGCGGGGCTGTGGAGACAGGGGAGGATGCAGAGAGCAGCACACGCCCAGGCCTCCGAGCTGCAGACCATGGTGCTGAACAGTAAGGCTCTGACCAGCCTGGCCCGCAAGTCCCTGAGACTACTACAGGAGACAGAGGTCATCTCTCGAGGGTTCACCCT TCTGCTCGACAGGGTGAGTGCGGCCAGCTCCTTTAGTAGGGCGGGGCTGGGGGCAGGGCCACGGGGGCAGCAGTTGATTGGCCTGCGGAAGGCGGTGTATCGTGCACTCCGTTCGGCCTTCAGAGCCTCCCGCCGAGCCACGTGCCACATGCTCAAAGC GTACCCCCTGAACTCTGAGATCGACAATGTGACCAACTACGTGTCTGCGGTGCCCCTGAAGGAGCTGGGGATGGGCCTGGGGACAGAGCACCTGACTGACGAGGAGGCACAGGAGCTCACCGATGACTACAGCCTCCCTGCCCTCAAG GTGCTGTTCCAGTTGTGGGTGGGGCAGAGCTCAGAATGTTTCCGCCGATTGgccctgctgctgtcaccacgACGACTGGAGGAGCCCAGGGAAGACTGTGTTAAAGGTGAAACCCCTCCTCCGCCCATACACCGCTCTGTTGCCACGGTGACACAGCCTCTCCACGGTGCCCTGGCCGGTTGCCTGAGCGACATGCAGCGTAGCTACGAGTTCCACCGGTACTTTGAGACGCAGAGCCGGACGCAGGGCTCGGACAGGGTGGGGCGCGCTCAGCAGAAATGCAGAGAGCTCAACACACTGCACACGTCTGTACGCAGCCTGCAGCTGCATCTCAGGGCCCTGCTCAACGA GATGATTATCCTGGAGGATGACCTGGAGAAGCTGATGGTGACGAAAGAGTCGGTGGAGGTGACTGTGGAGGGCTACCAGGACCTCCAGGAGCGTCTCGGCCACCTGCAGCCCCACATGCAGGCCAGCGCCGGATGCTGGGAGGACACCGTGGGCCAAGTGGAGCGCATGCTGAGGAGAGCTAACACCTGCCCAG GAACTCCTGATGGTCCAGAGCAGTGTCTCCCTCCTGTGCCATGTACACCTGCCCCAACCTACACCCTCATCCTGGACAGGGACCCTGTGCCTGAGGAGCAG GAGCTGGAAGCGTACGTGTCAGACTCAGAGGATGAGAACGGGTGGGCGGGGTCGGTGGTTGACATGCTGTCTCCCGAGGAACGAGAGCGCCAGCGGCGGGAGAGGGAGGAGTCTCGGCGCGTCCTATCGGAGCTCAAAGCCGTGCTGGGCCAGCGGGCGTCCGAGGGCGAGAGGAGGAAGTGGAAACAGCTGCTCTTCAACGACCAAG CGGCGGTGATGCCTATCGTTTCCGCGGAAAATTCTATAGAATATCAGATGCCCTCCGACCCATTGGACGCTCTGACCCTTGCGGGCGTAGCCAATCCAGGTGTCGCCGAGGGAAACCACCTATCGGAAAGGCTGAACAACGAGGAAGAAGACTGGATCAGGGACGAGCGCCCCCTCACAGAGGCAGAGGAAAAAGCACTTACAGAGTTCTGCTGTGGTGAGgcggaggaaaagggggaggagggtgaAGGTTGGGCTTCTGTCCCAGCCGGGACGAGCAAGGCGCTCTACCAATACGACGGGCTGCCTGACGAGGGGGCGGGACTGAATGGGCCCGACCTATTGCAGCCCCGGGTCCCCACCATCACGGTAATGGACAGGCTGACGGAACTACACGGCTCTGCGGCGCTCAGCTTTAATTCCGCCCTCGCTGCCCAGGTGGCAGCATGTTCATATACCTTCGCCAACATGGAGGAGCAGACGTTTGGAGACAGCGGagaagaggatgagggagagaagcGTTCGCTGCCTGATGGACAGACATGTGAGAAGGACTAG